TTCCTGGTCACAGAGTGTCTTTATCTGTTTTTTAGCATCCCCTTCAACATCGGCAGCGAAAACAATGGCTGTGTTAAAATCACCTATAATTTTTTGCATTGTTTCACCTCTTTTTTAGTTATTCCTCTTCTTCCTGTTCCTCATCATCACTCTCTTCAATATAGTCCACGTTGTTTTTAGGAACTTCTAGATACGTCAAAGTAGATTCTGTAATATTTTTAAACAATGGGCCAGCAATTTGTGATGCCCATCTTCCTGTAGATGGCTCGTCCACCATAACGTATACCGCAATTTGGGGGTCTTCTACAGGAGCAAATCCTACATAGGATGCAATTATCGCTCCTTCCTTGTACCCTCCTTCTGGAGCCACTTTTTGGGCAGTGCCAGATTTCCCCGCTACATTATAACCATCTACCGCGACACTTGTTCCATCAATAACTTCCTGAAGAATCTCCTTTGAAATATCCGCAGTTTCTTGAGAGTAAACAGTTCTTATAACCGTGGGTTCATTGGATTTAGCTACCTTCCCATCTCGGTCTCTAAACTCTTTAGCAATATATGGTTGCATTAACTGACCACCGTTAGCAATGGCAGAGACTCCCATAATTTGCTGGATAGGAGTTACAGAATTTCCCTGACCAAAAGAAGAAACAGCAAGGTCAACTTTGCTCATTGTTGCAGGATCAAATAAAAGTCCAGTTGCTTCGCCAGGCAAGTCGATCCCTGTCCTTTGCCCAAAACCTAGACCATGTATATAGTTAAAAAGGGTATCTTTCCCTAACTCTAAACCTATATCAACAAATGCAGTGTTGCTGGATTTTACTACAGCTTGTGTAAAAGTCTGTTCACCATTTGCCTTTCTATCCCAATTTCGAATTCTAACGCCCAAAACTTCGGTATATCCTTTGCAGATATAAGTATCTGTCGGTTTAAATACATTTTCCTCTAATCCAGCAGCCATAGTAGCTATTTTAAAGGTCGAACCTGGTTCAAAACTATTTGTTATAGCGGCATTTCTCCAGGCTGAACTAGGATAATTATTAAAGTTTTCAGGTTCAAAATCCGGTGCGTTGGCCATTGCTAAAATTTCTCCAGTATTGGGATCCGCAACAATTACCGATACGCTTTCCGGTTCAAATTCTGACATGGTTTTTTTCATCTCAGTTTCTACTATATGTTGTATATAATGATCTATTGTTAGGGTAAGATCTAAACCATGGGTAGGCTCTTTATATGTAATTTCTCCACCGGGAAGTTTTCTACCACTGGCATCAGCGCTGTGCAGAGATACCCCTGGCACTCCAGCCAATTCACTTTCATAGTAAGCTTCAATACCTTCTAAACCCTCATCTGTTCCCACAAACCCCAAAACATGGCTAGCCAGACTACCGTGCGGATAAAATCTTTTGCTTTCATCAATAGTTTTTATGCCTGGTATATCAAGGTCTTTAATTTGCTCTGCTACTTGATCATCTACCATTCTTTGAAGATAAACTTCTGATGAATTACTTGTCAAACGATTGTATATGGTTTCATTTTCCAATTCTAACAAAGGACCCAACTGTTCTACCGTCTCTGAGGGATTCTCAATCTGAGATGGTATTGCAACTATTGTTTCAGCTGAAGCACTTCCAGCCA
This genomic interval from Proteinivorax tanatarense contains the following:
- a CDS encoding peptidoglycan D,D-transpeptidase FtsI family protein is translated as MDNKFEEMLNKRAKAAFIIFLIMFGLLTTRLFWVQFVGGAQYLEKAERQWYNEVMLQPQRGQIYDTNGKLMAGSASAETIVAIPSQIENPSETVEQLGPLLELENETIYNRLTSNSSEVYLQRMVDDQVAEQIKDLDIPGIKTIDESKRFYPHGSLASHVLGFVGTDEGLEGIEAYYESELAGVPGVSLHSADASGRKLPGGEITYKEPTHGLDLTLTIDHYIQHIVETEMKKTMSEFEPESVSVIVADPNTGEILAMANAPDFEPENFNNYPSSAWRNAAITNSFEPGSTFKIATMAAGLEENVFKPTDTYICKGYTEVLGVRIRNWDRKANGEQTFTQAVVKSSNTAFVDIGLELGKDTLFNYIHGLGFGQRTGIDLPGEATGLLFDPATMSKVDLAVSSFGQGNSVTPIQQIMGVSAIANGGQLMQPYIAKEFRDRDGKVAKSNEPTVIRTVYSQETADISKEILQEVIDGTSVAVDGYNVAGKSGTAQKVAPEGGYKEGAIIASYVGFAPVEDPQIAVYVMVDEPSTGRWASQIAGPLFKNITESTLTYLEVPKNNVDYIEESDDEEQEEEE